In Amycolatopsis sp. EV170708-02-1, the following are encoded in one genomic region:
- a CDS encoding DUF4291 domain-containing protein, with protein sequence MKEEIPARQIRAQYTETTIRVYQAYAPAIADAALKAGTFVPPFKRERMTWIKPSFLWMAYRCGWAAKPGQERVLALDITREGFAWALEHAALSHYDPDVHPDRQTWQNAVKTSPVRVQWDPERSIRLGPLKHRSLQMGLSGEAVDRYVDKWITAVTDVTPLMREVGALVAANRIEDAEALLPAERPYPG encoded by the coding sequence ATGAAAGAAGAGATCCCGGCGCGGCAGATCCGCGCCCAGTACACCGAAACCACGATCCGCGTCTATCAGGCGTACGCCCCGGCCATCGCCGATGCCGCGCTGAAGGCGGGCACCTTCGTGCCGCCGTTCAAACGCGAACGCATGACCTGGATCAAGCCGTCCTTCCTCTGGATGGCGTACCGCTGCGGTTGGGCCGCGAAGCCCGGCCAAGAGCGCGTACTCGCCCTCGACATCACTCGCGAGGGTTTCGCCTGGGCGCTCGAACACGCCGCGCTCAGCCACTACGACCCCGACGTCCATCCCGACCGGCAGACGTGGCAGAACGCCGTCAAGACCAGCCCGGTCCGCGTCCAATGGGATCCGGAACGCAGCATCCGGCTCGGTCCCCTGAAGCACCGTTCGCTCCAGATGGGGCTGAGCGGCGAGGCCGTCGATCGCTATGTCGACAAATGGATCACGGCGGTCACCGACGTCACCCCGCTCATGCGCGAGGTCGGCGCACTGGTGGCGGCGAACCGCATCGAAGACGCCGAAGCGCTGCTACCCGCGGAGCGTCCGTACCCCGGCTAG
- a CDS encoding ABC transporter ATP-binding protein, producing the protein MPTGGWIRRLAASCWKHPWLVVLSLGAAIIGVGLQAAGPLLIREALDDAVAGDTSRLGLLAAVMALLQVLTFGNAFARRYVGGRLALDVQHDLRRQVFGAVSRLDGGKQDALRTGQVASRAISDLQLVTSVLMQVPLSAGSVIFALLSLGAMLWMSPTLTLIAMVVAPAIAIIMAVSRKRLFPATWAAQQRAADVAQQVEETVTGVRVVKGFGQEAREVAKLEKTARKLFAERMRAARLSSLPTATTAALPAAGQVAVLAVGGILALKGEVSLGTFLAFATYLSILIGPARMISSLVVQAQLTRAGAERVNELIDAQPDVVDSPDARPLPDGPLGVRLEDVSFGYTRSDPVLDGLTLEARPGETLALVGTAGSGKSTISLLLPRFYDVHSGSVQVGDLDVRDVRQHDLRSAIGVVFEEAFLFSSSVRDNIAYGRPDASDEEIRAAARAAEADEFIQRLPDGYDTLVGERGLTLSGGQRQRLGLARALMTDPRVLVLDDATSAIDTVTEAAIHDTLRSVTASRTTLLIAHRRSTLALADRIAVLDKGRVVDVGTEEELLARCPLFRELVAGPGDDVEEPHRCEGLDCGPAGITPALWPEQDKADELASERKGSGGEWDVDLPPSRELIEGVRKLPPATDVPRLPGTDVTAPEPKFRLGRLLKPVRGPLAVVIGLVAADALATIAMPALYQHGIDNGVRAGAEAVIWLAAGIGALVILTDWLVVYLQTRMTARVGETVLYSLRVRSYAHLQRLGLDFYERELSGKIMTRMTTDVDALSTFLQTGVAQAVVSALTLVGIAAALMITDIGLAAYALAVLPILVVATVIFRRASSKAYTEARERVSVVNADMQENVNGLRVAQAYTREERTAEKFASRSDEYRRSRLRAQRLVATYFPFAAMLSGLAEVVVLIVGANRVAAGTLSAGVLVAFLLYLGQFFSPIQQLSSVFDGYQQARVGLTRIGDLLRTPTSVPQAENPVAMPDRLRGEVSFKDVDFAYTATDEPALSQLSLEVAPGETVALVGATGAGKSTAVKLVARFYDATGGVVRIDGTDIREYDLAALRTRMGVVPQEAHLFSGTVADNVRYGRPSATDAEVEQAVRSVGALDGVAALPAGFHQPVGERGRSLSAGQRQLVALARAELVDPDVLLLDEATAALDPSTEAAVLRATEQLARRRTTFVVAHRLATAAKADRIVVLDHGRIIEQGTHAELVAAGGHYARLWSLG; encoded by the coding sequence GTGCCCACCGGAGGCTGGATCCGCCGCCTGGCCGCTTCGTGCTGGAAACATCCTTGGCTCGTCGTGCTCTCGCTGGGCGCGGCGATCATCGGCGTCGGGCTCCAGGCCGCCGGCCCGCTGCTGATCCGCGAGGCGCTGGACGACGCCGTCGCGGGAGACACCTCCCGGCTCGGCCTGCTCGCCGCCGTCATGGCGCTGCTGCAGGTGCTGACGTTCGGCAACGCCTTCGCCCGCCGGTACGTCGGCGGGCGGCTGGCCCTCGACGTCCAGCACGACCTGCGCCGCCAGGTGTTCGGCGCGGTCTCGCGGCTCGACGGCGGCAAGCAGGACGCGTTGCGCACCGGCCAGGTCGCCTCGCGCGCGATCTCGGATCTGCAGCTGGTCACCTCGGTCCTGATGCAGGTGCCGCTCTCGGCGGGTTCGGTGATCTTCGCGCTGCTGTCGCTCGGCGCGATGCTGTGGATGTCGCCGACGCTGACGTTGATCGCGATGGTGGTCGCCCCGGCGATCGCGATCATCATGGCGGTGAGCCGGAAGCGGCTCTTCCCGGCGACGTGGGCGGCCCAGCAGCGCGCGGCCGACGTCGCGCAACAGGTCGAGGAGACCGTCACCGGCGTACGTGTCGTGAAGGGCTTCGGCCAGGAAGCGCGCGAAGTCGCGAAGCTGGAGAAGACGGCGAGGAAGCTCTTCGCCGAACGCATGCGCGCGGCGCGGCTCTCGTCCTTGCCGACGGCCACGACGGCGGCCCTCCCCGCGGCGGGTCAGGTCGCGGTGCTGGCGGTCGGCGGCATCCTGGCGTTGAAGGGCGAGGTCAGCCTCGGCACCTTCCTGGCCTTCGCGACCTATCTGTCCATCCTGATCGGCCCGGCGCGGATGATCTCGAGCCTCGTCGTCCAGGCGCAGCTGACCAGGGCGGGCGCGGAACGCGTCAACGAACTCATCGACGCGCAGCCCGACGTCGTCGACAGCCCGGACGCGCGCCCCCTGCCCGACGGCCCGCTCGGTGTCCGGCTGGAAGACGTCTCCTTCGGCTACACGCGGTCGGATCCCGTGCTCGACGGGCTCACCCTGGAGGCGCGGCCGGGCGAAACACTCGCGCTGGTCGGCACGGCCGGTTCGGGTAAATCGACGATCTCCTTGCTGCTGCCCAGGTTCTACGACGTGCACAGCGGTTCGGTCCAGGTCGGCGACCTCGACGTCCGCGACGTCCGGCAGCACGATCTGCGCAGCGCGATCGGCGTCGTCTTCGAAGAGGCGTTCCTCTTCTCCTCGTCGGTCCGCGACAACATCGCCTACGGCAGGCCGGACGCGAGCGACGAAGAGATCCGAGCGGCCGCGCGGGCGGCGGAGGCGGACGAGTTCATCCAGCGCCTCCCCGACGGCTACGACACGCTCGTCGGCGAGCGCGGGCTCACGTTGTCGGGCGGTCAGCGGCAGCGGCTCGGCCTCGCCAGGGCGCTGATGACCGATCCGCGCGTGCTGGTCCTCGACGACGCGACCTCCGCCATCGACACGGTCACCGAGGCGGCGATCCACGACACGCTGCGCTCGGTCACCGCGAGCCGGACGACCCTGCTGATCGCGCACCGCCGCTCCACCCTCGCCCTCGCCGACCGGATCGCCGTGCTCGACAAGGGCCGCGTCGTCGACGTCGGCACCGAGGAGGAGCTGCTCGCGCGCTGCCCGCTGTTCCGCGAGCTCGTCGCCGGCCCGGGTGACGACGTCGAGGAGCCGCATCGCTGCGAGGGTCTCGACTGCGGCCCCGCCGGGATCACCCCCGCGCTGTGGCCGGAGCAGGACAAGGCCGACGAGCTGGCGAGCGAGCGGAAGGGCTCGGGCGGCGAATGGGACGTCGACCTGCCGCCGAGCCGGGAACTCATCGAAGGCGTGCGGAAGCTGCCGCCCGCCACGGATGTCCCGCGACTGCCGGGCACCGATGTCACCGCGCCCGAACCGAAGTTCCGCCTCGGCCGCCTGCTGAAGCCCGTGCGCGGCCCGCTCGCCGTGGTGATCGGACTGGTCGCGGCGGACGCGCTGGCCACCATCGCGATGCCCGCGCTGTATCAGCACGGCATCGACAACGGCGTGCGCGCCGGCGCGGAGGCGGTGATCTGGCTGGCCGCCGGGATCGGCGCGCTGGTGATCCTCACCGACTGGCTGGTGGTGTACCTCCAGACGAGGATGACGGCGCGGGTCGGTGAGACGGTGCTGTACTCGCTGCGCGTGCGCAGTTACGCCCATCTGCAACGGCTCGGGCTCGACTTCTACGAACGCGAACTGTCCGGGAAGATCATGACCCGGATGACCACCGACGTCGACGCGCTCTCGACGTTCCTGCAGACCGGCGTCGCGCAGGCGGTGGTGAGCGCGCTGACGCTGGTCGGGATCGCGGCGGCGTTGATGATCACCGACATCGGTTTGGCGGCGTACGCGCTCGCGGTGCTGCCGATCCTCGTCGTGGCGACGGTGATCTTCCGCCGCGCGTCGTCCAAGGCGTACACCGAAGCCCGGGAACGGGTCAGTGTCGTCAACGCGGACATGCAGGAGAACGTGAACGGGTTGCGGGTCGCGCAGGCGTACACGCGCGAGGAGCGCACTGCCGAGAAGTTCGCGTCCCGAAGCGACGAATACCGGCGTTCGCGGCTTCGCGCCCAGCGTCTTGTCGCGACGTACTTCCCTTTCGCGGCAATGCTTTCCGGATTGGCCGAGGTCGTCGTGCTGATCGTCGGCGCGAACCGGGTCGCGGCGGGCACGTTGTCGGCCGGTGTGCTGGTGGCGTTCCTGTTGTACCTGGGCCAGTTCTTCTCGCCGATCCAGCAACTGTCCTCGGTGTTCGACGGCTACCAGCAGGCGCGGGTCGGCCTGACGCGGATCGGTGATCTCCTGCGCACGCCGACTTCCGTTCCGCAGGCGGAAAACCCGGTCGCCATGCCGGACCGGCTGCGCGGCGAGGTCTCCTTCAAGGACGTCGATTTCGCTTACACCGCAACGGACGAACCCGCCCTTTCGCAGCTCTCACTGGAAGTCGCGCCCGGCGAGACGGTCGCACTGGTCGGCGCGACGGGAGCCGGGAAGTCGACGGCGGTGAAGCTCGTCGCGCGCTTCTACGACGCGACAGGCGGCGTGGTCCGGATCGACGGCACCGACATCCGCGAGTACGACCTCGCCGCCCTCCGCACGCGGATGGGTGTGGTACCACAGGAAGCGCATCTGTTCTCGGGAACCGTCGCGGACAATGTGCGCTACGGCAGGCCTTCCGCGACGGACGCTGAGGTCGAACAGGCGGTCCGGTCCGTCGGCGCGCTCGACGGTGTCGCCGCGCTCCCGGCCGGTTTCCACCAGCCCGTCGGTGAACGCGGACGGTCCCTTTCGGCCGGGCAACGGCAACTCGTCGCCCTCGCCCGCGCCGAACTCGTGGACCCGGACGTCCTCCTGCTCGACGAGGCGACCGCGGCGCTCGACCCGTCCACCGAAGCCGCCGTCCTGCGCGCGACCGAACAGCTCGCGCGCCGCCGCACGACGTTCGTGGTCGCGCACCGTCTCGCCACCGCCGCCAAGGCGGACCGGATCGTGGTGCTGGACCACGGCCGGATCATCGAACAGGGCACCCACGCGGAACTCGTCGCCGCAGGCGGCCACTACGCCCGCCTTTGGTCCCTGGGCTGA
- a CDS encoding ABC transporter permease subunit, with amino-acid sequence MGNLIKAEFRKTLTLKAWWALMIPAVVFAFAFALFWGMVTNDFSDFLGRSDTRELTEALGISTGELPVGLLALGHGINIGTMIPIIFGVFALAGEYTKKTITTTFLTAPNRVSALSAKMITYIAWGAIYGVIIVAAASLGTVITVDSQRLPTAGQWLGVLGAGVLATILATLFGIGVGAVWRSVVGSIITLTIWMLVVENVLVFVMFGAADITWLGGVLPNGTVNGIVGAIGAEAFGAAGVKVPGLQDETAWALQYAAGAPGAFSWWASALIFFGWTMIFFLAGWAVNQKKDIT; translated from the coding sequence ATGGGCAACCTGATCAAGGCGGAGTTCCGCAAGACGCTCACGCTCAAGGCGTGGTGGGCGCTGATGATCCCCGCGGTGGTCTTCGCTTTCGCGTTCGCCCTGTTCTGGGGCATGGTCACCAACGACTTCAGCGATTTCCTCGGCCGCTCGGACACCCGCGAGCTGACCGAGGCGCTCGGCATCTCGACCGGTGAGCTGCCCGTCGGCCTGCTCGCCCTCGGGCACGGCATCAACATCGGCACGATGATCCCGATCATCTTCGGCGTCTTCGCCCTCGCCGGCGAGTACACGAAGAAGACGATCACGACAACGTTCCTCACCGCCCCGAACCGGGTTTCGGCGTTGAGCGCGAAGATGATCACCTACATCGCCTGGGGCGCGATCTACGGCGTGATCATCGTGGCCGCGGCGAGCCTCGGCACCGTGATCACGGTCGACAGCCAGCGCCTTCCGACCGCGGGCCAGTGGCTCGGCGTACTCGGCGCGGGTGTCCTCGCGACGATCCTGGCGACCCTGTTCGGTATCGGGGTCGGCGCGGTCTGGCGCAGCGTGGTCGGCAGCATCATCACGCTGACCATCTGGATGCTGGTGGTCGAGAACGTGCTGGTGTTCGTCATGTTCGGCGCCGCGGACATCACCTGGCTGGGCGGTGTCCTGCCGAACGGCACGGTCAACGGCATCGTGGGCGCCATCGGCGCGGAGGCGTTCGGCGCCGCCGGCGTGAAGGTGCCCGGCCTGCAGGACGAGACGGCGTGGGCGCTGCAGTACGCGGCCGGTGCTCCGGGCGCGTTCTCGTGGTGGGCCTCGGCGCTCATCTTCTTCGGCTGGACGATGATCTTCTTCCTCGCCGGATGGGCCGTGAACCAGAAGAAGGACATCACCTGA
- a CDS encoding ABC transporter ATP-binding protein, translated as MHDGSGRIAVQNLSKQFGAVNAVQNLSFTVEPGSVTGFLGPNGAGKTTTLRMLLGLVTPTNGTATINGRPHDQLGNPARVVGSVLENEGFHPGRTARNHLRVYSAAIGMPDQRVDEVLGLVGLSSAADRKAGGFSLGMRQRLALATALLGNPQVLVLDEPTNGLDPEGILWLRNFLRAYAREGRTVLVSSHLLNEVEQTIDQVVIISQGMTRYNGSLDQLRKSNQSRVLVQSADASGLVSALQEAGITQVAPMPDGRVAVSGATVQQIGDVSAKASIAVYGMQEETADLERMFFQLTQGQYAAPPPGFQQGPPPGYQGPPPGYQGPPPGYQGPPPGYAPQNTPPPGFAPPQQFQQQGQPPQQPQYQQAPPQQQAQQQGQNEGWGGQG; from the coding sequence ATGCACGACGGCAGTGGCCGCATCGCGGTGCAGAACCTGAGCAAGCAGTTCGGTGCGGTCAACGCGGTCCAGAATCTGAGCTTCACGGTGGAGCCCGGTTCGGTGACCGGCTTCCTGGGGCCCAACGGGGCCGGGAAGACCACGACGCTGAGGATGCTGCTCGGGCTGGTGACGCCCACGAACGGCACGGCGACCATCAACGGGCGCCCGCACGACCAGCTGGGGAATCCGGCGCGGGTCGTCGGTTCGGTGCTGGAGAACGAGGGTTTCCACCCGGGACGCACGGCGCGGAATCACCTGCGCGTGTACTCGGCGGCGATCGGGATGCCGGATCAGCGGGTGGACGAGGTCCTGGGGCTGGTGGGTCTTTCGTCGGCGGCGGACCGCAAGGCGGGCGGGTTCTCGCTCGGTATGCGGCAGCGGCTGGCGCTGGCGACGGCGTTGCTGGGGAATCCGCAGGTGCTGGTGCTGGACGAGCCGACGAACGGGCTCGACCCCGAAGGCATCCTGTGGCTTCGGAACTTCCTGCGCGCGTACGCGCGTGAGGGGCGCACGGTGCTGGTCTCGAGTCACCTCCTGAACGAGGTGGAGCAGACGATCGACCAGGTCGTGATCATCAGCCAGGGCATGACGCGCTACAACGGCTCGCTGGACCAGTTGCGCAAGAGCAACCAGTCCCGGGTGCTGGTGCAGTCGGCCGACGCGAGCGGCCTCGTCTCCGCGTTGCAGGAGGCGGGGATCACGCAGGTCGCGCCGATGCCGGACGGCCGGGTCGCGGTCTCCGGCGCGACGGTGCAGCAGATCGGTGACGTCTCCGCGAAGGCGAGCATCGCGGTCTACGGCATGCAGGAGGAGACGGCGGATCTGGAGCGCATGTTCTTCCAGCTGACGCAGGGCCAGTACGCCGCGCCGCCGCCCGGGTTCCAGCAGGGCCCGCCGCCGGGCTACCAGGGTCCGCCTCCGGGTTATCAGGGCCCGCCGCCCGGGTATCAGGGGCCGCCTCCCGGCTACGCGCCGCAGAACACGCCGCCGCCCGGTTTCGCGCCGCCGCAGCAGTTCCAGCAGCAGGGCCAGCCGCCGCAGCAACCGCAGTACCAGCAGGCGCCGCCTCAGCAGCAGGCGCAGCAGCAGGGCCAGAACGAGGGCTGGGGAGGCCAGGGCTGA
- a CDS encoding YbaB/EbfC family nucleoid-associated protein has product MDTDPVRKIREFGEFLARSKAALGRAEGELAGRHYTASARGGLVRAEVDHRARLVGIHIDRAAVARSRGGELGAYIVEAVGQARDEARAEYRRQFQASVR; this is encoded by the coding sequence GTGGACACCGATCCGGTACGGAAGATCAGAGAGTTCGGGGAGTTCCTCGCCAGGAGCAAGGCCGCGTTGGGGCGGGCCGAGGGGGAACTGGCGGGGCGGCACTACACGGCTTCGGCGCGTGGGGGACTCGTGCGTGCGGAGGTGGATCATCGGGCTCGGCTCGTCGGGATCCACATCGACCGGGCCGCCGTGGCCCGCAGCCGCGGCGGCGAACTCGGCGCGTACATCGTCGAGGCGGTCGGCCAGGCGCGTGACGAGGCCCGCGCCGAATACCGGCGGCAGTTCCAGGCGAGCGTCCGATGA
- a CDS encoding WXG100 family type VII secretion target, translating to MTEPAPYPEEDAATVQDAADFVSVVCGPAVATGVKVVLDEIRKILGDHTIPSARAGQWGEAQKTPSTVADGLNTKLGSLDAYWQGGAFDAFKTHTDRIVQECDLTAAKLGEVGTLLAQTIAFVHETWGMAIGFITKAAAGCASLLDPTEVLGAINDLATSYADLIENALSTMGEFAANVKAIEISALSFPAPGTLPSEVGNPDKWVLEPAPEHPPEDKKLPAEAGMGVSQGGVTTPEEPDTAEAEPA from the coding sequence ATGACTGAACCCGCGCCGTACCCGGAAGAAGACGCGGCGACCGTGCAGGACGCCGCGGATTTCGTGAGCGTCGTCTGCGGTCCCGCGGTCGCGACCGGCGTGAAGGTGGTTCTCGACGAGATCCGCAAGATTCTCGGCGACCACACGATCCCGTCGGCGCGCGCCGGCCAATGGGGCGAAGCGCAGAAGACACCGAGCACGGTGGCCGACGGGCTCAACACGAAACTCGGTTCACTGGACGCGTATTGGCAGGGTGGCGCGTTCGACGCGTTCAAGACCCATACCGATCGGATCGTCCAGGAGTGCGACCTGACGGCCGCGAAACTGGGGGAAGTGGGCACCCTGCTCGCCCAAACGATCGCCTTCGTGCACGAGACGTGGGGGATGGCCATCGGGTTCATCACGAAGGCGGCCGCCGGCTGCGCCAGTCTTCTCGACCCGACCGAGGTGCTCGGCGCGATCAACGATCTGGCCACCAGCTACGCCGATCTCATCGAGAACGCCCTCTCGACGATGGGCGAGTTCGCGGCCAACGTGAAGGCCATCGAGATCTCCGCGCTCAGCTTCCCGGCGCCGGGAACACTGCCGTCCGAAGTGGGTAACCCGGACAAGTGGGTCCTCGAACCGGCGCCCGAGCACCCGCCGGAGGACAAGAAGCTGCCTGCCGAAGCCGGGATGGGCGTGTCGCAAGGCGGCGTCACGACCCCCGAAGAACCGGACACGGCCGAAGCGGAACCCGCCTGA
- a CDS encoding BTAD domain-containing putative transcriptional regulator, which produces MEFEVLGPLRVRNITVTGRMQRILLGTLLANANRDVPASALVDVLWPGETDDSASKLYLHVHKLRRLLGEPDRLTSGEGGYRLRVLPGELDAERFESLVDEAAASDPRRCAELSREALGLWRGEPYDGLDSPELADQARRLTERRLAAIETLCQAELAAGKHTSLVDELTELVRSHPFRERLHELLMIALYRAGRRTAALAVYRAARRLFVEELGIEPGPELREAERRILAGLPIEPAGAPAPAVVPSELPRTVRNFVGRTAELSELDDQLVLSGRDSAPVCVVVGTAGVGKTATVVRWGNRVRSRFPDGQLYVDLRGYGPEQPPSAANVLEGFLQALGVEGPAIPRDLAARAARFRSLAARRRLLVVLDNARTCEQVRPLLPMSSSCHVVVTSRDSLAGLVARDGANRIVLRRLPPSDARELFRGLAGERTDDAADAIDKVVRHCVRLPLALRVAAEIFRARDNISVAGLAAELADEHRRLDLMDADGDAHTAIRSVFSRSFHHLPPPSARLFVLWGLHPGHDLTAPAFAALSGEDLRATRRALDALTRSHLVEEGFAGRYRTHDLLRAYARELADEVEPACREAATRRLFVWFLHTVIAARALVDPKARVIDLDGVEETRTEPPFHTREDALTWFAAERANLVTVVRTAAEQGAEDVACLLAAALMRLFYLTKHWDDWLVTHEIAVSAARRSGRRADEAYLLLGLGIAHDDVGGFEKAIEYFRTTAEVFRELGNRHGQAWTSNNLGVTQDSMGRFADAARSYTSALEMFRADGDVHGEGIALNNLGDLRRQQGLFDDSLRHLRDAVDLQRNSGDRTSLRFTLRTLGDLYRDRGLREQASEEYRHALAITRELDDRWGSARLLVQLADLSAADGRETEARDHLNEALLLCTATGDPIADKIRARLGA; this is translated from the coding sequence ATGGAATTCGAGGTACTGGGGCCGCTCCGCGTCCGTAACATCACCGTCACCGGACGTATGCAGAGGATCCTGCTGGGGACGCTGCTCGCGAACGCCAACCGCGACGTCCCGGCGAGTGCTCTCGTCGACGTCTTGTGGCCGGGGGAAACCGACGACTCCGCGTCGAAGCTGTACCTGCACGTCCACAAGCTGAGGCGGCTGCTCGGCGAGCCGGATCGGCTGACGAGCGGAGAGGGCGGCTACCGCCTGCGTGTGCTGCCCGGGGAGCTCGACGCCGAGCGGTTCGAGTCGCTCGTGGACGAAGCCGCCGCGAGCGATCCGCGGCGGTGCGCCGAACTGTCGCGTGAGGCGCTCGGCCTGTGGCGCGGTGAGCCGTACGACGGCCTCGACTCGCCGGAGCTGGCCGATCAGGCACGGCGGCTCACCGAGCGGCGGCTGGCCGCGATCGAGACGCTGTGCCAGGCCGAACTCGCCGCAGGCAAGCACACGTCCCTGGTGGACGAGCTGACCGAACTGGTACGCAGTCACCCGTTCCGGGAACGCCTGCACGAATTGCTGATGATCGCGCTGTACCGGGCGGGGCGGCGCACCGCGGCCTTGGCCGTCTACCGCGCGGCACGAAGACTGTTCGTCGAGGAGCTCGGGATCGAACCGGGCCCGGAGCTTCGCGAAGCCGAAAGACGAATCCTCGCCGGGCTACCGATCGAACCGGCGGGCGCGCCGGCACCGGCGGTCGTACCGTCGGAATTACCCCGCACCGTGCGGAACTTCGTCGGCAGAACGGCGGAACTGTCCGAATTGGACGATCAGCTCGTGCTGTCCGGCCGGGACTCGGCGCCGGTGTGCGTCGTGGTCGGCACGGCAGGCGTCGGCAAGACCGCGACGGTGGTCCGCTGGGGCAACCGGGTCCGCTCCCGGTTCCCCGACGGCCAGCTGTACGTCGATCTCCGGGGTTACGGGCCGGAGCAGCCGCCCTCGGCCGCGAACGTGCTCGAAGGATTCCTCCAGGCACTGGGTGTCGAAGGCCCGGCGATCCCCCGCGATCTCGCGGCGCGCGCGGCGCGGTTCCGGTCGCTGGCCGCCCGCCGCCGTCTGCTCGTCGTGCTCGACAACGCGCGTACCTGCGAGCAGGTCCGGCCCTTGCTGCCGATGAGTTCGTCCTGCCACGTCGTCGTGACGAGCCGGGATTCACTCGCCGGGCTGGTGGCCCGCGACGGCGCGAACCGGATCGTCCTGCGACGGCTCCCGCCTTCCGACGCGCGGGAGTTGTTCCGCGGGCTCGCGGGCGAACGGACGGACGACGCCGCGGACGCGATCGACAAGGTGGTGCGGCACTGCGTCCGGCTGCCGCTCGCCCTGCGGGTCGCCGCGGAGATCTTCCGGGCACGCGACAACATCAGCGTCGCCGGCCTCGCCGCCGAACTGGCGGACGAGCATCGGCGCCTCGACCTGATGGACGCCGACGGCGACGCCCATACCGCGATCCGCTCGGTGTTCTCCCGGTCCTTCCATCACCTGCCGCCGCCGTCCGCGCGGCTCTTCGTCCTGTGGGGCCTCCATCCCGGGCACGACCTCACGGCTCCCGCGTTCGCCGCGCTCTCCGGCGAGGACCTGCGCGCCACCCGGCGTGCCCTCGACGCGCTCACCCGATCGCACCTCGTCGAGGAGGGCTTCGCCGGGCGGTACCGGACACACGACCTGCTCCGCGCCTACGCACGGGAACTCGCGGACGAGGTCGAGCCCGCTTGCCGCGAGGCGGCGACACGGCGTCTGTTCGTGTGGTTCCTGCACACGGTGATCGCGGCACGCGCCCTCGTCGACCCGAAGGCCCGCGTGATCGACTTGGACGGCGTGGAGGAGACGAGGACCGAACCACCGTTCCACACCCGTGAAGACGCGCTCACCTGGTTCGCCGCCGAGCGCGCGAACCTGGTGACCGTGGTGCGGACCGCGGCGGAACAGGGCGCCGAGGACGTCGCTTGCCTGCTGGCCGCCGCGCTGATGCGGTTGTTCTACTTGACCAAACACTGGGACGACTGGCTGGTCACCCACGAGATCGCGGTGTCCGCGGCCCGGCGGTCCGGCAGGCGCGCCGACGAGGCCTACCTGCTGCTCGGCCTCGGGATCGCGCACGACGACGTCGGCGGCTTCGAGAAGGCGATCGAGTACTTCCGCACCACGGCGGAGGTGTTCCGCGAACTCGGCAACCGGCACGGGCAGGCGTGGACGTCGAACAACCTCGGCGTGACGCAGGACAGCATGGGCCGCTTCGCCGATGCGGCGAGGAGTTACACGTCCGCACTCGAGATGTTCCGGGCGGACGGCGACGTCCACGGCGAGGGCATCGCGCTGAACAACCTCGGCGATCTGCGCCGTCAGCAGGGCCTGTTCGACGACTCCCTGCGTCATCTGCGGGACGCCGTCGATCTGCAGCGGAACAGCGGCGATCGCACGTCGCTGCGGTTCACCCTGCGCACGCTCGGCGACCTGTACCGGGACAGGGGGCTGCGGGAGCAGGCGAGCGAGGAATACCGGCACGCGCTCGCGATCACCCGCGAGCTGGACGACCGATGGGGCTCGGCCCGGCTGCTCGTCCAGCTCGCCGACCTGTCGGCGGCGGACGGACGGGAAACCGAGGCGCGGGACCACCTCAACGAGGCACTCCTGCTGTGCACGGCGACCGGCGACCCGATCGCCGACAAGATCCGGGCCCGCCTCGGCGCGTGA